A genome region from Actinomycetota bacterium includes the following:
- a CDS encoding HD domain-containing protein has translation MKRVKQFIRGLFARLTENDYTFIADYLTKDELDLFKTMSRYDRKHALDVGRYLAGHGAGLPLIRAGLLHDIGKANCPELTLIRRSVCVAIEAYKPEEADVLAKKGKGKLARAINVHKNHPELGAAILEELAADPYIIGLVRFHQNGEAPTDVQRDLGVLRDADDRF, from the coding sequence GTGAAAAGAGTTAAACAATTCATCCGGGGCCTGTTTGCGAGGCTTACCGAAAATGACTATACTTTCATAGCGGATTACCTGACCAAAGACGAGCTTGACCTGTTCAAAACCATGTCCAGATACGACCGCAAGCACGCCCTGGACGTCGGCCGGTATCTGGCCGGACACGGAGCCGGTCTGCCGCTCATCAGGGCCGGTTTGCTGCACGATATCGGCAAGGCCAATTGTCCGGAGCTGACGCTGATCCGACGAAGCGTCTGCGTAGCGATCGAGGCCTATAAGCCCGAAGAGGCTGACGTGCTGGCCAAAAAGGGAAAAGGAAAGCTGGCCAGGGCGATCAACGTACATAAGAACCATCCGGAACTTGGCGCGGCTATTCTCGAGGAGTTGGCCGCGGATCCGTATATTATCGGCTTGGTCAGGTTCCACCAGAACGGCGAAGCGCCGACCGACGTGCAACGCGACCTCGGAGTCTTGCGCGACGCGGACGACCGTTTCTAG
- a CDS encoding site-2 protease family protein yields MDLTRLSAMLYSLPALLVGVVVHEYAHGRVAELMGDPTARNAGRLTFNPLPHLDPFGSILLPILLILTGSPILFAAAKPVPVNPMFFKRGRRDFFWVGIAGPISNLAIAFVSGIILAAVYSWAPGAIVMIMGRMVIVNCVLAVFNLIPLPPLDGSRLVEAYMPDKWLKGYMSIEPFGIFIIFGLFFLVPGFFNLIILPIVDGLATFFMTWPLRLLSLFGL; encoded by the coding sequence GTGGATTTAACGCGCCTTTCCGCCATGCTATACAGTCTGCCGGCGCTTCTGGTCGGCGTGGTAGTCCACGAATACGCGCACGGCCGCGTCGCCGAGCTTATGGGCGATCCGACGGCCCGCAACGCCGGACGGTTGACATTCAATCCCTTGCCGCACTTGGATCCCTTCGGCTCAATCCTTTTGCCGATCTTACTGATCCTGACCGGGTCCCCGATTTTATTCGCGGCCGCTAAGCCGGTGCCGGTCAATCCGATGTTCTTCAAACGGGGCCGGCGGGATTTCTTCTGGGTCGGAATTGCCGGGCCGATTTCCAACCTGGCCATCGCGTTCGTTTCCGGAATTATTCTGGCTGCCGTATACTCATGGGCGCCGGGAGCGATCGTTATGATAATGGGGCGGATGGTCATAGTGAATTGCGTGCTGGCCGTTTTTAACCTTATCCCGCTGCCGCCCTTGGACGGCAGTCGCCTGGTCGAGGCTTATATGCCCGACAAATGGTTGAAGGGCTACATGTCCATCGAGCCTTTCGGCATCTTTATCATCTTCGGCCTGTTCTTCTTGGTACCTGGCTTTTTCAACTTGATTATTCTGCCGATTGTGGACGGTTTGGCCACTTTCTTTATGACCTGGCCGCTGAGATTGCTGTCGCTTTTCGGACTGTGA
- a CDS encoding CCA tRNA nucleotidyltransferase: MEIIDRIRGMLPREILELLEESGSLAEEAGVRVYLVGGIVRDLLMDRPNLDIDLVIDGDGPAYAALLADRKNGNVVMHDRFGTSVVMLPGKRRVDVATARTETYETGGALPKVEFGPIEADLDRRDFSINAMAVSLNKGNFGELLDYFEGIEDIKKKRVRVLHHGSFIDDPTRIFRAVRFEQRFGFRMTKETEKLVKAGVEDDLLRTISGARIRNEIMAIFDEKDAAAAVERLEEFGVWNALAPGLHADTGTMKLFREIVKAENELKPGLTHVYKRSAAFLKALLSPADKDVAEAFGCLINLSQTRQKEILAAMAWAPEACRRLENADLSASAVWEELHGKTNETLVYVYAMYGAEVRRNVKRFMEIRKTKPLINGNDLVAMGYQPSALFAGVLKEVLKAQLDGKVSTREAEREMASSLLKDA; this comes from the coding sequence ATGGAAATAATCGACCGCATCCGCGGCATGTTGCCCCGTGAAATCCTTGAACTGCTTGAAGAATCTGGTTCGCTGGCCGAAGAGGCCGGCGTGCGTGTCTATCTGGTCGGCGGAATCGTCAGAGACCTATTAATGGACCGGCCGAACCTGGATATCGACTTGGTCATCGACGGCGATGGACCGGCCTACGCCGCCCTTCTGGCGGACAGGAAAAACGGCAACGTCGTTATGCACGATCGCTTCGGCACGTCTGTGGTGATGCTGCCGGGCAAGCGGCGCGTCGACGTAGCCACGGCCAGAACCGAGACTTACGAGACCGGCGGCGCTTTACCGAAGGTGGAGTTCGGGCCCATCGAGGCCGACTTGGACCGCCGGGATTTCAGCATCAACGCGATGGCCGTTTCCTTAAACAAAGGGAATTTCGGCGAGTTGCTCGACTATTTTGAAGGTATCGAGGACATCAAGAAGAAACGCGTCAGGGTTCTTCACCACGGCAGTTTCATTGACGATCCCACCAGGATATTCCGCGCCGTCCGCTTTGAGCAAAGGTTCGGTTTCCGGATGACGAAGGAAACGGAGAAGCTGGTCAAAGCCGGTGTAGAGGACGACCTTCTACGAACGATCTCGGGGGCTCGCATCCGGAACGAGATTATGGCTATTTTCGACGAAAAGGACGCCGCGGCCGCGGTTGAACGCCTCGAGGAATTCGGCGTCTGGAACGCGCTCGCGCCCGGCTTGCACGCAGATACGGGAACGATGAAACTGTTCCGCGAGATCGTTAAGGCTGAGAATGAACTGAAACCCGGTCTTACGCATGTCTACAAAAGGAGCGCCGCTTTTTTGAAAGCGTTATTGTCGCCGGCCGATAAAGATGTAGCAGAGGCTTTCGGTTGCCTTATCAACTTAAGCCAAACCCGCCAAAAAGAGATTCTGGCCGCTATGGCCTGGGCGCCGGAAGCGTGCCGGCGTCTAGAAAACGCCGACCTGTCGGCCAGCGCCGTCTGGGAAGAACTGCACGGAAAAACCAATGAGACGCTTGTTTATGTCTACGCTATGTATGGCGCGGAGGTCAGGCGGAACGTCAAGCGGTTCATGGAGATTCGAAAAACTAAACCGCTTATCAATGGGAACGATCTGGTGGCTATGGGCTACCAGCCCTCTGCTTTGTTCGCCGGTGTTCTGAAAGAGGTTCTAAAAGCGCAGTTGGACGGCAAGGTCAGCACCCGCGAAGCTGAGCGGGAGATGGCCTCGAGTCTTCTTAAGGACGCGTAG
- a CDS encoding thymidine phosphorylase: MNIDDITDKKINGEALTAKEIAWVVLGYTKDIISEEKMTAWLKAVFAKGMDFNETLAMTHAFVASGETVDLSGIDGFKVDKHSTGGVGDKTTLVVAPLAAACGLKVAKMSGRSLGHTGGTLDRLEAIPGLSVELTRERFIDQINEIGVAITGQSETLAPADKKIYALRDKTKTVASLPLIASSVMSKKIAAGADYIVLDVKAGSGAFMKSTEDARALAELCVKLGAAAGRGVSALITDMSQPLGRAVTGILEVREAIQTLNGRGPADLSKLSHEIVSMMLIKAGYADNKEEASAQIDEAIASGKATAKLAEMVQAQGGDPAMIKEPARLPSPVIFEGVAARENGFVRSMDTEHIGWLAKRSQGLMLEKKIGDEVKKGEQIAYAFSDSQVGAEATAQGLSLFIEIGPERLEPRSLILETVNAPA, from the coding sequence GTGAATATCGACGACATAACCGACAAGAAAATAAATGGGGAAGCGCTAACGGCAAAAGAGATTGCCTGGGTGGTATTGGGATACACCAAGGACATCATTTCCGAAGAGAAAATGACAGCTTGGCTTAAAGCGGTTTTTGCCAAAGGCATGGATTTCAACGAAACGTTGGCGATGACTCACGCGTTTGTCGCGTCGGGAGAGACCGTCGACCTGTCCGGGATAGATGGGTTCAAAGTGGATAAGCATTCGACGGGCGGCGTCGGAGACAAGACAACGCTTGTTGTGGCCCCGCTGGCGGCCGCGTGCGGTTTGAAAGTGGCCAAAATGAGCGGCCGGTCATTAGGACATACCGGAGGGACATTGGACAGACTCGAGGCGATTCCGGGATTGTCCGTGGAGCTGACCAGAGAGCGATTTATCGACCAGATTAACGAGATCGGGGTCGCCATCACGGGACAGAGCGAAACGCTGGCGCCGGCGGATAAGAAGATTTACGCCTTGAGAGACAAAACAAAGACCGTTGCCAGCCTACCCCTGATCGCCTCCAGCGTGATGAGTAAGAAAATCGCCGCCGGCGCGGACTACATAGTTCTGGACGTCAAAGCCGGCAGCGGCGCTTTCATGAAGTCGACTGAAGACGCAAGAGCGTTGGCGGAGCTGTGCGTGAAACTGGGCGCGGCGGCCGGCCGCGGCGTATCGGCGCTGATCACCGATATGAGCCAGCCGCTCGGACGCGCGGTTACGGGTATTCTGGAAGTCAGAGAGGCGATTCAGACATTGAACGGTCGGGGACCGGCCGACTTGTCAAAACTGTCACACGAGATCGTTTCGATGATGCTGATAAAAGCCGGCTACGCCGACAACAAGGAAGAAGCGTCTGCGCAAATAGATGAGGCGATTGCCAGCGGGAAAGCGACGGCCAAGCTGGCGGAGATGGTACAAGCGCAAGGCGGCGATCCGGCAATGATAAAAGAACCGGCCAGACTGCCGTCACCGGTTATATTCGAAGGCGTAGCAGCCAGAGAGAACGGCTTTGTGCGTTCCATGGACACCGAGCATATCGGCTGGCTGGCGAAGAGAAGCCAAGGTCTGATGCTGGAAAAGAAAATTGGCGACGAGGTCAAGAAAGGCGAGCAAATCGCCTACGCGTTCAGCGATTCCCAGGTCGGCGCGGAGGCGACGGCCCAGGGCTTGAGCCTCTTTATAGAGATCGGGCCGGAACGTTTGGAGCCCAGGTCGCTCATCCTGGAAACCGTCAACGCCCCCGCCTAA
- a CDS encoding phosphopentomutase — protein sequence MGEEKTPISRVIILVFDSLGVGALPDAAAYGDVGANTIANIAAAVGGLRLPALTKLGFGLITDIKGVPPVKAPLGCFGKMAERSHGKDTTVGLWEMMGLVTENPFPVFPAGFPAEVVAEFERRIGCPVLGNKAASGTEIIEELGAEHMATGSPIVYTSADSVWQIAAHEDVVPVPRLYEMCLTARNILTGSLGVDRVIARPFKGKQGHFVRTERRKDFGLAPTEKMVLDYAKEAGVKVWSVGKVWDVFSGRGITEAVKTKNNADAFTQTGLLLKEGEPGIVFTILGEFDTVWGHRNDVEGYAKGLLEADSMLETLLGEMRQTDVLIITADHGCDPTMPGTDHTREYVPLMVYGKGIRRGVSLGERSSFSDVGKTISDLMGFKVPVAGNSFYNDIRYIEQEA from the coding sequence ATGGGGGAAGAAAAGACTCCTATTTCACGAGTAATAATCCTGGTTTTCGATAGTCTCGGCGTCGGCGCTTTGCCCGACGCGGCGGCATACGGAGACGTCGGCGCCAATACGATCGCCAACATAGCCGCGGCCGTCGGGGGCTTAAGGCTGCCGGCGCTGACAAAGCTTGGTTTCGGCTTAATCACCGATATCAAAGGAGTCCCGCCGGTCAAGGCACCTTTGGGTTGTTTCGGGAAAATGGCCGAACGGTCTCACGGCAAGGACACGACGGTCGGCCTTTGGGAGATGATGGGCTTGGTTACGGAGAATCCGTTTCCAGTTTTTCCGGCCGGATTCCCAGCTGAAGTCGTGGCCGAGTTCGAACGCCGCATCGGTTGTCCCGTTTTGGGAAACAAAGCGGCCAGCGGCACCGAAATCATCGAAGAACTGGGCGCGGAGCATATGGCGACCGGCTCTCCGATCGTCTATACATCGGCCGACAGCGTCTGGCAGATTGCGGCTCACGAAGACGTCGTTCCTGTGCCGCGGTTATATGAGATGTGCCTTACGGCACGGAACATTCTAACAGGATCGTTGGGCGTCGACCGGGTCATCGCGAGGCCGTTTAAGGGCAAGCAAGGGCATTTCGTCAGGACGGAAAGGCGCAAGGATTTTGGTTTGGCCCCGACGGAGAAAATGGTTTTGGACTATGCCAAGGAAGCAGGCGTCAAGGTGTGGTCGGTCGGCAAGGTCTGGGACGTTTTTAGCGGACGCGGGATCACTGAGGCGGTTAAGACCAAGAACAACGCCGACGCGTTTACTCAAACCGGTTTATTGTTGAAGGAGGGGGAGCCGGGGATAGTGTTCACCATACTCGGAGAATTCGACACGGTCTGGGGCCACCGCAACGACGTAGAGGGGTATGCTAAAGGTTTACTTGAGGCGGATAGTATGCTGGAAACACTGCTGGGCGAGATGAGACAAACAGACGTCTTAATAATAACCGCAGATCACGGCTGCGACCCGACAATGCCTGGCACAGATCATACGCGTGAATATGTACCTTTGATGGTCTATGGAAAAGGCATAAGAAGGGGCGTATCCTTGGGAGAAAGGTCGAGTTTCTCAGATGTCGGCAAGACGATTTCAGACCTGATGGGGTTCAAGGTGCCCGTAGCGGGAAATAGTTTCTACAATGATATTAGATATATAGAACAAGAGGCGTAA
- the xerD gene encoding site-specific tyrosine recombinase XerD produces the protein MDGRNKELPVPPELAAQAGEYLNFLSVEKGLAKNTASAYALDLNNFMRWLGRAGITDFSDVTKTHILDYSRELADGAFTAEGTPLNAASVGRAHAAIRGLFKFLVREGYQTNDPMATVANVKKSQRLPRVLSIEDVAKLLDGDFPETPRGWRDKAILELMYASGLRVSEAAGLTMGDLDSEEGFVRVFGKGSKERLVPVGGTAVRAVQKYLMSGRPKLVGKTRDDHLFLNRQGRGLSRQTMWKTIKNQGGKAGFPELTPHTLRHSFATHLLKGGADLRAVQEMLGHASISTTQVYTHVAKDHLKEEYMSTHPRANIKGRRE, from the coding sequence GTGGACGGGAGAAATAAAGAATTGCCGGTCCCGCCGGAGCTGGCCGCCCAAGCCGGAGAGTACCTTAATTTTCTTTCGGTGGAGAAAGGTCTGGCCAAGAATACGGCCTCAGCGTATGCCCTTGATTTGAATAACTTCATGCGCTGGTTGGGGCGCGCGGGCATAACCGATTTCTCGGACGTGACTAAGACGCATATCCTGGACTACTCCCGGGAACTAGCCGACGGAGCGTTTACGGCCGAAGGGACTCCGTTAAACGCCGCGTCGGTCGGAAGGGCTCACGCGGCTATCCGAGGCTTATTCAAGTTCCTGGTCAGAGAGGGTTATCAAACAAACGATCCGATGGCAACGGTGGCTAACGTTAAAAAAAGCCAACGTCTGCCAAGGGTTTTATCAATAGAGGACGTGGCCAAGCTGCTTGACGGAGACTTTCCGGAAACGCCACGGGGCTGGCGAGATAAGGCCATCCTGGAGCTTATGTACGCGAGCGGCTTACGCGTTTCCGAGGCGGCGGGCTTGACAATGGGCGACCTGGACTCGGAAGAGGGGTTCGTGAGGGTATTCGGCAAAGGTTCAAAAGAACGTCTGGTTCCGGTCGGCGGAACGGCGGTCAGAGCGGTGCAGAAATACCTGATGAGCGGCCGTCCAAAACTCGTCGGAAAGACTCGCGACGATCATCTGTTTCTGAACAGACAAGGGCGCGGCTTGAGCCGCCAGACAATGTGGAAGACGATAAAGAATCAGGGAGGCAAAGCCGGGTTTCCGGAGTTGACGCCACATACGCTGCGACACAGTTTCGCTACGCATCTGCTTAAAGGAGGCGCCGACCTGCGCGCGGTTCAGGAGATGTTAGGCCACGCCTCGATCTCGACGACGCAGGTCTATACGCACGTGGCCAAGGATCACCTGAAAGAGGAATACATGAGCACGCATCCAAGAGCAAACATCAAGGGAAGAAGGGAATAG
- a CDS encoding NUDIX hydrolase, producing the protein MNDYEVIGSKSVFNGEVLKVRVDEVRMPSGKIVEREVITHGGAVGIIPVTDDNKIILVEQYRHAVDKMLLEIPAGKLDPGETPEDCARRELIEETGQAPGRLIPISSFFTSPGYSNEIFHLYAAEDLSVEVADEPEEEIVGTVDVTVAEAIKMIDDGRIEDGKTIAAIGMIKIYLEAGGSGREK; encoded by the coding sequence TTGAACGATTATGAGGTTATTGGGTCTAAATCGGTATTCAACGGGGAAGTTCTTAAAGTAAGGGTCGACGAGGTAAGGATGCCGTCAGGCAAAATCGTCGAGCGCGAGGTGATTACGCACGGCGGCGCGGTCGGAATCATCCCCGTGACAGATGACAATAAGATTATCCTGGTCGAGCAGTACCGTCACGCCGTCGACAAGATGCTGTTGGAGATACCGGCCGGCAAACTCGACCCGGGTGAAACTCCTGAGGATTGCGCCCGGCGCGAGCTTATCGAAGAAACCGGTCAAGCCCCTGGCCGCCTGATCCCGATATCGTCGTTTTTCACCTCTCCGGGCTACAGCAACGAGATTTTCCATCTCTATGCCGCCGAGGATCTGTCTGTTGAAGTAGCGGACGAACCGGAGGAAGAAATCGTCGGTACGGTAGATGTCACCGTGGCCGAAGCGATTAAAATGATCGACGATGGCAGAATAGAGGACGGCAAGACAATAGCCGCCATCGGGATGATCAAGATTTATCTGGAGGCCGGCGGAAGTGGACGGGAGAAATAA
- a CDS encoding DUF3866 family protein encodes MASYRKATVKNILADEKGIIRLVVETSGEEAKAIAYPDLTGPVAAGDEVIINTTAGELALGSGGWHFVVWNLKHGDLDLPADGHIMKLRYSPLQLNVLAAEEQTAGNMDKLRDFKDLFGMPVIVGTLHSQLGPAAAVFKKQAGMNKKLAYIMTDRAALPMALSEQVRHLKRKELIDITVTTGQAFGGDLEAVNVFSGLAAAKAIGGAEAAIVTMGVGVAGTETFLGFSGIEQGEIVNAVAAMRGRPIAIPRLNFADKRARHQGLSDQTVAALGLAALVTCDVPIPRMDTSKHEAVMMKMNMSGLAAKHRIAIIAGDNTEEALDMFDLKPSTMKRGFKEEPEFFRAAGAAGYVAAKMIKRAKS; translated from the coding sequence ATGGCCTCTTACCGCAAAGCGACAGTGAAGAATATCCTCGCGGACGAAAAAGGCATAATCAGACTTGTCGTGGAGACGTCAGGCGAGGAGGCTAAAGCTATCGCCTATCCCGATCTTACCGGACCGGTCGCCGCCGGCGACGAGGTTATCATAAATACAACCGCCGGCGAACTTGCCCTGGGGAGCGGCGGTTGGCATTTCGTAGTGTGGAACCTAAAGCATGGCGACCTGGACCTGCCTGCCGACGGGCATATCATGAAGCTCCGTTACTCGCCCCTTCAGTTAAACGTCCTGGCGGCTGAGGAACAAACCGCCGGCAACATGGATAAGCTGCGCGATTTCAAAGACCTTTTTGGTATGCCGGTAATAGTCGGTACGCTCCACAGCCAGCTCGGCCCGGCAGCCGCGGTTTTCAAGAAACAGGCGGGCATGAATAAAAAACTCGCCTATATAATGACTGACCGCGCGGCTCTGCCGATGGCTTTGAGCGAACAGGTTCGGCATCTGAAACGGAAAGAACTGATCGATATTACGGTCACAACGGGACAAGCCTTCGGCGGCGACCTGGAGGCCGTAAACGTCTTCAGCGGCCTGGCGGCCGCCAAGGCGATAGGCGGAGCGGAGGCGGCCATTGTGACGATGGGCGTCGGCGTGGCGGGCACAGAGACCTTTTTGGGTTTTTCAGGGATAGAACAGGGCGAGATAGTCAATGCGGTGGCCGCGATGCGCGGCCGGCCGATCGCTATTCCGCGCCTCAACTTTGCCGATAAAAGAGCCCGCCATCAAGGGCTTAGCGATCAAACGGTGGCCGCGTTAGGGCTGGCGGCGCTGGTAACCTGCGATGTCCCGATTCCCAGGATGGACACTTCCAAACACGAAGCGGTCATGATGAAAATGAATATGTCGGGGCTGGCCGCTAAACACAGGATTGCCATAATTGCGGGCGACAATACCGAGGAAGCGTTGGACATGTTCGACCTGAAGCCATCGACCATGAAGCGAGGGTTTAAAGAAGAGCCTGAATTTTTCCGGGCGGCCGGCGCCGCGGGATATGTCGCTGCGAAGATGATCAAAAGAGCTAAGAGCTAA
- a CDS encoding CTP synthase produces the protein MTKFIFVTGGVASSLGKGITAASLGCLLKARGLKVVIQKIDPYLNIDPGTMNPFQHGEVFVTDDGAETDLDLGHYERFIDENLTQNHNVTAGQVYWTVLNKERRGDFLGGTVQVIPHITNEIKERIIAAAQDKSVDVVITEIGGTVGDIEGLPFLEAARQLKKDLGRENVLYIHVSLVPFIETAGELKTKLTQHSVKELRGLGIQPHIIVCRSDRELTPEVKQKIALLCDIDIEAVISAVDTESIYHVPLALFEEGMDDIVVNRLGIVATGVDLTNWNQLVSKIQRIEASDNRLTIGLVGKYVQLTDAYMSVLEALKHAGFAHDCKIDVAWIDADELASDIAEEKLSTVDGIVVPGGFGIRGIEGKIQAARFAREHNLPYLGLCLGLQVAVVEFARHVAGLKGANSTEFEPETPYPVIDLMEEQQDVEAMGGTMRLGLYACDIKPGTKAAAAYGKKRIQERHRHRYEVNNKYRDKLSEGGLIFSGINPDQDLVEIIELKDHPFFMASQFHPEFKSRPTRPHPLFRDFIGAAKARKTLKTS, from the coding sequence ATGACCAAATTCATATTTGTAACCGGAGGCGTGGCGTCATCATTAGGCAAAGGTATCACCGCTGCCTCACTTGGGTGTCTCCTGAAAGCCCGCGGCCTGAAAGTAGTAATTCAAAAAATCGATCCCTACCTTAACATCGACCCAGGCACCATGAATCCTTTCCAGCACGGAGAGGTATTTGTTACCGACGACGGGGCGGAAACCGATCTCGACCTCGGCCACTACGAGCGGTTCATCGACGAGAATCTAACCCAGAATCATAACGTGACCGCGGGTCAGGTTTACTGGACTGTCCTGAACAAAGAACGTCGCGGGGATTTTCTGGGCGGCACCGTTCAGGTCATACCGCACATAACCAACGAGATTAAAGAACGGATCATCGCCGCGGCGCAAGACAAAAGCGTCGACGTCGTCATCACCGAAATCGGCGGGACCGTCGGCGACATCGAGGGCCTGCCGTTTCTGGAAGCGGCCCGCCAGCTTAAGAAGGACCTGGGACGAGAAAACGTCCTTTACATTCACGTCAGCTTGGTTCCCTTTATCGAGACGGCCGGCGAGCTTAAGACTAAACTTACCCAACACAGCGTAAAGGAACTTCGCGGTTTGGGTATCCAGCCTCACATAATCGTGTGCCGGTCCGACAGGGAGCTGACGCCCGAAGTTAAGCAGAAGATCGCGCTCCTTTGCGATATCGATATCGAGGCCGTGATCAGCGCGGTCGACACCGAAAGTATCTATCATGTCCCGCTGGCCCTGTTTGAGGAAGGGATGGACGATATCGTGGTCAACCGGCTGGGTATCGTGGCCACCGGCGTCGATTTGACGAATTGGAACCAGCTGGTGAGCAAGATTCAACGGATCGAAGCGTCGGACAATCGGCTAACAATCGGCCTGGTCGGTAAGTATGTTCAGCTAACGGACGCCTATATGAGCGTCTTGGAAGCTCTCAAGCACGCCGGATTCGCGCACGACTGTAAAATCGACGTTGCCTGGATCGACGCGGACGAACTAGCTTCGGACATTGCCGAAGAGAAGCTGTCGACCGTGGACGGGATAGTCGTTCCGGGCGGCTTCGGCATCCGGGGAATCGAGGGTAAGATTCAGGCGGCCAGGTTCGCCAGGGAACATAATCTGCCGTACCTCGGCCTTTGTCTGGGGCTTCAGGTCGCGGTGGTCGAGTTCGCCCGGCACGTAGCGGGGTTAAAAGGCGCGAACAGCACGGAATTCGAACCCGAAACGCCCTACCCGGTAATCGACCTTATGGAGGAACAACAGGATGTTGAGGCGATGGGCGGCACGATGCGCCTGGGCCTCTACGCATGTGATATAAAACCCGGGACCAAGGCAGCCGCGGCTTACGGCAAAAAACGCATTCAAGAAAGACATCGCCACCGCTATGAGGTGAATAATAAATATCGCGACAAACTTAGCGAGGGCGGCCTTATCTTTTCCGGGATTAATCCCGACCAGGACCTGGTTGAAATAATCGAGCTGAAAGACCACCCGTTCTTTATGGCCAGTCAATTCCACCCCGAGTTTAAATCACGTCCGACCCGACCCCATCCGTTGTTCCGCGACTTTATCGGCGCCGCCAAGGCGAGAAAAACGCTTAAGACAAGCTAA
- a CDS encoding glycosyltransferase family 2 protein produces MKTVALVPAYNEADRIGATVQALRAVPGINNVIVVDDASTDDTANAAETAGADVVRLSRNLGKGGAVNKALSGGVPFDVILLIDGDTGKTASEAGKLLDPILSGQTDMTVAVLPKKEGTGGFGLALGLARRVIKSKTGSEAEAPLSGQRALNEKAFKAAYPFAQGYGLETAMTVDVLRSGLKVKEVPAAFAHSYTYRNVRGFIHRGRQFLAILKVALRGRK; encoded by the coding sequence GTGAAAACCGTTGCCCTCGTACCCGCTTACAATGAGGCGGACCGGATCGGCGCCACGGTTCAAGCTCTGCGCGCCGTCCCCGGCATAAATAATGTTATCGTGGTCGACGACGCTTCAACGGACGACACCGCGAACGCTGCCGAAACGGCCGGGGCCGACGTCGTCCGGTTGAGCCGCAATCTGGGAAAAGGCGGCGCCGTCAACAAAGCGCTAAGCGGCGGCGTACCCTTCGACGTGATCTTGTTGATAGACGGTGATACCGGAAAAACCGCGTCCGAGGCCGGCAAACTGCTTGACCCCATTCTCAGCGGACAGACGGACATGACCGTGGCCGTGCTGCCTAAGAAAGAGGGCACCGGCGGCTTCGGACTGGCGCTCGGGTTGGCCAGGCGGGTCATAAAGAGCAAGACGGGATCCGAGGCGGAAGCGCCTCTTAGCGGACAGCGGGCTTTGAATGAAAAGGCTTTCAAGGCGGCGTATCCATTCGCCCAGGGTTACGGCCTGGAGACGGCTATGACCGTCGATGTTTTACGGTCGGGCTTAAAAGTAAAGGAAGTGCCGGCGGCCTTCGCGCATAGCTATACTTATCGCAACGTCCGGGGCTTCATACATCGCGGCCGGCAGTTTCTTGCCATCCTCAAGGTCGCCCTGAGGGGGAGAAAATAG
- a CDS encoding copper transporter, giving the protein MFDFKYHIVSLVAVFLALGIGVVMGSMSAERGVVSEQERALIATMEKDFEKLRSSNAELNSQLAVATRFQEGAIALLTEGKLAQQNVAVIVTGDVDATTLKNLKASLEQAGATQQSVTTFSGKLGLDNKNTAEKVAAIVGGNPQGQAATRNKALEETARWIADGLNPKGINDLVDAGFMQTSGTFDKTVQAVIVIGGSQNGGKNLPPEQLDEQIIKTLKQLPVTLAGVETSNVKTSYMKTYQGLNINTVDNIDKASGQIAVVYILAGQAGDFGEKATADTLMPEPTKNQ; this is encoded by the coding sequence ATGTTCGATTTCAAATACCATATCGTATCGCTGGTGGCCGTTTTTCTGGCCCTGGGCATAGGCGTCGTCATGGGCTCAATGAGCGCCGAGCGCGGCGTCGTCAGCGAGCAGGAGCGTGCTTTGATCGCCACCATGGAAAAGGATTTCGAGAAACTCCGCTCGTCGAATGCCGAATTAAACAGTCAGCTGGCGGTAGCGACGAGATTTCAGGAAGGGGCCATCGCGCTTCTTACCGAAGGCAAACTGGCTCAACAAAATGTTGCAGTCATCGTAACGGGTGATGTCGACGCTACGACGTTGAAGAACCTAAAGGCTTCTTTGGAACAGGCCGGCGCGACGCAGCAATCGGTGACCACTTTCTCCGGCAAGCTTGGTTTGGACAACAAGAACACGGCGGAGAAGGTTGCCGCCATCGTCGGCGGTAACCCCCAAGGCCAGGCCGCGACGCGGAATAAGGCGCTGGAGGAAACAGCCCGCTGGATTGCCGACGGACTGAACCCGAAGGGGATTAACGATCTTGTCGATGCGGGCTTTATGCAGACCAGCGGCACCTTCGATAAGACCGTGCAAGCGGTTATCGTCATCGGCGGCTCGCAAAACGGCGGCAAGAATCTGCCTCCGGAACAACTGGACGAGCAAATTATCAAAACGTTAAAGCAATTGCCGGTTACCCTGGCCGGCGTCGAGACGTCGAATGTCAAAACCTCATATATGAAGACGTATCAGGGGTTAAACATAAACACGGTTGACAATATAGATAAAGCGTCAGGCCAGATAGCTGTCGTTTACATCCTGGCCGGACAAGCAGGCGATTTCGGCGAGAAGGCGACCGCCGACACGCTGATGCCGGAACCGACCAAAAACCAGTAG